TACACTCTGTTGATATTAGAAGACCTATGTGGAGAGACATTACTAACTTTAGTAGTACTGTTACTTGTCCTTGGCTAGCCATGGGTGATTTGAATGCAGTTTTATTAGTTGCTGATAGGGTAAATGACAATGCAGTTACTGAGGGAGAAACTAAAGACTTTGATAGCTGTATGGATTCTGCAGGGTTGGCTGAGCTTAAAAGTTGTGGGAGTTACTACTTACTACTCTTGGAGCAATAAGGGGCAAGGTAATTTGAGAATATGTTCCAGAATAGATAGAGCTATTGCCAATGCACTGTGGCATTCTAAGTTTGTTGATGCTGTGGTGGATTACTTGCCTCCAGGCATCTCTGATCACTCCCCTCTATTTATGTCTTGTAATATTCACCTGGGAGGAGGTAGTAgaccttttaaattttttaactaTATGGCAGATCATGCTAAATTTCTTGATGTGGTTAAAAAGGGATGGGATGTGTCCTGTCCAAGGAGTGGTTCCATGCTGAAGGTATGGACTAAGCTTAAAGCAGTAAAGCAAGGATTGAAGGAGCTTCATCACAAAGATTTTGCTAAGTTTGATGAGAGAATTGAGGGGTTAAGGGCTGATTTGGGTCAAATTCAGACTCAGTTAGCAGCTTGCCCTACTGATAGTAATGTGCAACAAAGTGAGAGGGAGTGTAGTGAGGCCCTTAAGAAGTTCTTGCACATTCAGGAAAGTGCATATAGACAGAAAGCAAGAATTCAGTGGTTGCAAGTAGGAGATTCTAATTCTAAGTTCTTTTTTAGTGCAATGAAGGAGAGGATAGCTAGGAATAGTATTGATATCTTATATGATGATTCAAGAAAGAAGCTAAGCACTACTCAGGAAATTCAGGAGGAAGTTAGCTCTTTCTATAAGCAATTGAT
This genomic stretch from Spinacia oleracea cultivar Varoflay chromosome 3, BTI_SOV_V1, whole genome shotgun sequence harbors:
- the LOC110795974 gene encoding uncharacterized protein, which translates into the protein MNISTWNVRGLNDPIKVVEIKKLLASNNISVVALLETKVQEKNIQLLHKTEFCVHYNVTIKNGLFSTTFSAVYGLHSVDIRRPMWRDITNFSSTVTCPWLAMGDLNAVLLVADRGWLSLKVVGVTTYYSWSNKGQGNLRICSRIDRAIANALWHSKFVDAVVDYLPPGISDHSPLFMSCNIHLGGGSRPFKFFNYMADHAKFLDVVKKGWDVSCPRSGSMLKVWTKLKAVKQGLKELHHKDFAKFDERIEGLRADLGQIQTQLAACPTDSNVQQSERECSEALKKFLHIQESAYRQKARIQWLQVGDSNSKFFFSAMKERIARNSIDILYDDSRKKLSTTQEIQEEVSSFYKQLIGTAASSLIGVDVGVVRKGKQLSASDAEMLVVPISDAEIDATIKGIDINKAPGLDGFNSLFFLKAWGIVKADIYEAVKEFFRTGVMLKQVNNTSVTLVPKI